A genomic window from Nitrospira defluvii includes:
- a CDS encoding MbtH family protein, with protein MGQDEQEDTTIYKVVVNHEEQYSIWPSYRDNPLGWKDAGKTGLKDECLAYIKEVWTDMRPLSLRKWMAEQAEQTEQTENQAAPC; from the coding sequence ATGGGACAGGACGAACAGGAAGACACAACGATCTACAAGGTGGTGGTCAATCATGAGGAGCAATACTCCATTTGGCCTTCCTATCGCGATAACCCGCTGGGCTGGAAGGATGCGGGCAAGACCGGCCTGAAAGACGAATGTCTGGCCTATATCAAGGAAGTCTGGACGGATATGCGGCCGCTGAGTCTGCGCAAGTGGATGGCGGAGCAGGCTGAGCAGACTGAGCAGACGGAAAACCAGGCGGCGCCATGCTGA